From Pseudomonas sp. StFLB209, a single genomic window includes:
- a CDS encoding DUF1654 domain-containing protein, protein MAKQNAAPASPGTYERLGMRIQKIINAPAAQKARTALLLPQAGELNEDWARLLEEISENDNVTLAWRDDGGVQLFWTVPKED, encoded by the coding sequence GTGGCAAAACAAAATGCAGCGCCCGCCTCACCCGGCACTTACGAGCGTCTCGGTATGCGCATCCAGAAAATCATCAATGCCCCGGCAGCGCAAAAAGCCCGTACCGCCCTGCTGCTGCCTCAGGCCGGCGAGCTGAACGAGGACTGGGCACGTCTGCTCGAAGAAATCTCCGAAAATGACAACGTCACCCTCGCCTGGCGCGACGATGGCGGTGTGCAGTTGTTCTGGACCGTACCGAAAGAAGACTGA
- a CDS encoding sugar ABC transporter substrate-binding protein, whose protein sequence is MKLPFAGRLLAVAVFASLTSLVPLSSAYAQTEQKPKVALVMKSLANEFFLTMEDGAKAYQKEHAGDFDLISNGIKDESDTASQIRIVEQMIVSKVDALVIAPADSKALVPVIKKAVDAGIKVVNIDNQLDAAVLKSKSIEVPFVGPDNRKGAQLVGDYLAGQLQAGDEVGIIEGVPTTTNAQQRTAGFQDAMQAAQIKVVSVQSGNWEIDKGNAVAAAMLNEYPNLKALLAGNDSMALGAVSAVRAAGKAGKVKVVGYDNINAIKPMLKDGRILATADQFAARQAVFGIEAALKSLKGEPLGSVNGVIQTPVELVTQAR, encoded by the coding sequence ATGAAGCTGCCCTTTGCTGGCCGTCTGCTCGCTGTCGCTGTATTTGCCTCGCTCACCAGCCTTGTACCCTTGTCATCGGCTTACGCTCAAACGGAACAAAAGCCCAAAGTCGCTCTGGTCATGAAGTCGTTGGCCAATGAATTCTTCCTGACCATGGAAGACGGCGCCAAGGCTTACCAGAAAGAGCATGCCGGCGATTTCGATCTGATCTCCAATGGCATCAAGGATGAATCCGATACCGCCAGCCAGATTCGTATCGTCGAGCAGATGATCGTCTCGAAAGTCGATGCGCTGGTCATTGCGCCGGCTGATTCCAAAGCGCTGGTGCCGGTGATCAAGAAAGCCGTGGATGCGGGTATCAAGGTCGTCAATATCGACAACCAGCTCGATGCCGCAGTGCTCAAGAGCAAGAGTATCGAAGTACCTTTCGTAGGGCCTGACAACCGCAAGGGCGCGCAACTGGTCGGCGATTACCTGGCCGGGCAACTGCAAGCGGGGGATGAGGTCGGCATTATCGAAGGCGTGCCGACCACCACCAATGCCCAGCAACGCACGGCAGGCTTCCAGGATGCCATGCAGGCGGCGCAGATCAAGGTGGTTTCCGTGCAGTCCGGCAACTGGGAAATCGACAAGGGCAACGCCGTCGCGGCGGCAATGCTCAATGAATACCCCAACCTCAAGGCGCTGCTGGCCGGCAATGACAGCATGGCGCTGGGCGCGGTTTCGGCGGTGCGCGCGGCGGGCAAGGCCGGCAAGGTCAAAGTGGTCGGCTACGACAATATCAACGCCATCAAACCGATGCTCAAGGACGGTCGTATCCTCGCCACTGCCGACCAGTTCGCTGCCCGTCAGGCGGTATTCGGCATTGAGGCCGCGCTCAAGTCCCTCAAGGGCGAGCCGCTGGGCAGCGTCAATGGCGTGATCCAGACCCCGGTGGAACTGGTTACCCAGGCCAGGTAA